One Fundidesulfovibrio terrae genomic window carries:
- the treY gene encoding malto-oligosyltrehalose synthase: MIAAPLSLYRLQLCPGFGFEQCRQALPYLAGLGVSHIYASPIFKARPGSAHGYDVCDHQALNPELGTPEEFDRLMAECRQLDIGWVQDIVPNHMAVSGDNGMLVDVLENGETSRYFNFFDIEWSHPYKSMAGRMLAPFLGVYYSQALENGEIQIRFDQEGFNVKYYDIRFPLRIDSYGKILTHNLVAFRDRVGRDNPDYVKMLGVLYNIKSVTGEKRESEHYTQIYFIKRLLFEMYQSSPPLRDFIDTNIRVFNGQAAPGEGDRFALLDDLLSEQFFRLSFWKVAGEEINYRRFFSINDLISLRIEDEAVFNHTHRLILERIHDQSFFGVRVDHIDGLYDPSFYLQRLRGQAPGAYIVVEKILMAHESLPAFWPVQGTTGYDFMALACNLFVHGGQGAAFQKIYSGFTGVKKSLGDILTQKKREIIRRHMAGDVDNLARLFKTVSIMDRRGIDITMVALKQAITELLVQFPVYRTYISHEEFRPADLSYVRAAIRWTRRANPDLNFELSFLERFLLLEFGEGMEATARREWTHFVMRFQQVTGPLLAKAMEDSTFYVMNRLLCLNEVGADPNRFGMAAEDWHDAIRKRVEHWPATMNATATHDSKRGEDARMRLAALSELPEEWAGALTAFRKLCCGKHRRSEEQQSPDRNEQYFLFQTLLANMPFDEEELATFPERLRLYLVKALREAKERSNWLSPDEAAEQAYCAFADTLLDPGARNRFPAIFQPLWNRIARVGMVNSLSQALLKITAPGVPDFYQGCELWNFSMVDPDNRRPVNYTLRQKILKDMAGGFESDRKKLLHQLVEHPEDGRIKLFLIWRSLHVRKDFAELFRKGDYHPLNFDGVRRDMAFGFARSLDGESTLTVIPRLFAKAAGEEGSFPVGPFWEDTVLHLPEPRPFTDAFTGREFPAEDVVYLKEIFRDLPFALLTARADRPAAPE, translated from the coding sequence ATGATTGCGGCGCCGCTGTCCTTGTACCGGCTGCAGTTGTGCCCGGGGTTCGGCTTCGAGCAGTGCAGGCAGGCGCTGCCCTATCTGGCGGGCCTGGGAGTCTCGCACATCTATGCCTCCCCGATCTTCAAGGCCAGGCCCGGATCAGCCCACGGCTACGATGTTTGCGACCACCAGGCCCTGAATCCGGAACTGGGCACGCCCGAAGAGTTCGACCGGCTCATGGCCGAGTGCAGGCAGCTGGACATCGGCTGGGTGCAGGACATCGTACCCAACCATATGGCCGTGTCCGGCGACAACGGCATGCTGGTGGACGTCCTGGAAAATGGTGAGACATCCCGATATTTCAATTTTTTCGATATAGAATGGAGCCATCCCTACAAGAGCATGGCTGGTCGGATGCTGGCCCCCTTCCTTGGCGTGTACTACAGCCAAGCCCTGGAGAACGGTGAGATACAGATACGATTCGACCAAGAGGGATTCAACGTAAAATACTATGACATCAGGTTTCCACTGCGCATAGATTCCTATGGGAAGATCCTAACACACAATTTAGTCGCATTTCGCGACCGGGTTGGCAGGGACAACCCGGATTACGTGAAGATGCTCGGTGTGCTGTACAACATAAAAAGCGTGACTGGGGAAAAACGTGAATCGGAACACTATACGCAGATTTATTTCATCAAGCGCCTGCTTTTCGAGATGTACCAGTCGAGCCCTCCGCTCAGGGACTTCATCGACACCAACATCAGGGTATTCAACGGCCAGGCCGCGCCGGGAGAGGGCGACCGTTTCGCCCTGCTGGACGACCTTTTGTCCGAGCAGTTCTTCCGGCTCTCCTTCTGGAAGGTCGCGGGGGAGGAGATCAACTACAGACGCTTTTTCAGCATCAACGACCTGATATCCTTGCGCATCGAGGACGAAGCCGTCTTCAACCACACCCACAGGCTCATCCTGGAACGAATCCATGACCAGAGCTTTTTCGGCGTGCGGGTGGATCACATCGACGGGCTCTACGACCCGTCGTTCTACCTGCAGCGCCTGCGCGGACAGGCCCCGGGCGCCTACATCGTCGTGGAGAAAATTCTCATGGCGCACGAATCCCTGCCCGCCTTCTGGCCGGTGCAGGGCACCACGGGCTACGATTTCATGGCCCTGGCCTGCAATCTGTTCGTCCATGGCGGGCAGGGAGCGGCATTCCAGAAGATTTACTCCGGCTTCACCGGCGTGAAGAAAAGCCTGGGCGACATCCTCACGCAGAAAAAAAGGGAGATCATCCGGCGGCACATGGCCGGGGACGTGGACAACCTGGCCCGGCTGTTCAAGACCGTGTCCATCATGGACCGGCGGGGCATAGACATCACCATGGTGGCCCTCAAGCAGGCCATAACGGAGCTTCTCGTCCAGTTCCCCGTCTACAGGACCTACATCAGCCACGAGGAATTCCGCCCGGCCGACCTGTCCTATGTGCGGGCCGCGATCCGCTGGACGCGGCGGGCCAACCCTGACCTGAACTTCGAACTGAGCTTCCTGGAGCGTTTCCTCCTCCTGGAATTCGGCGAGGGCATGGAGGCCACGGCCAGGCGGGAATGGACCCACTTCGTGATGCGTTTCCAGCAGGTGACGGGTCCGCTTTTGGCCAAGGCCATGGAGGACTCCACCTTCTACGTCATGAACCGACTGCTTTGCCTCAACGAGGTGGGGGCCGACCCGAACCGCTTCGGCATGGCCGCCGAGGATTGGCACGACGCCATCCGCAAGCGAGTCGAACATTGGCCGGCGACCATGAACGCCACGGCCACCCACGACTCCAAGCGCGGCGAGGACGCCCGCATGCGCCTGGCCGCGCTCTCGGAACTGCCCGAGGAGTGGGCAGGGGCCCTTACTGCGTTCCGAAAGCTATGCTGCGGGAAACACCGGCGCTCCGAAGAGCAGCAGTCCCCGGACCGCAACGAGCAGTATTTCCTGTTCCAGACCCTTCTGGCCAACATGCCCTTTGACGAGGAGGAGCTGGCGACATTTCCGGAGCGTCTGCGGCTCTATTTGGTCAAGGCCTTGCGAGAGGCCAAGGAGCGCTCCAACTGGCTGAGCCCCGACGAGGCGGCCGAGCAGGCATACTGCGCCTTTGCCGACACCCTGCTCGACCCCGGGGCGCGCAACAGGTTTCCGGCGATTTTCCAGCCTCTGTGGAATAGGATCGCCCGCGTGGGCATGGTCAATTCCCTTTCCCAGGCCCTTCTCAAGATCACCGCGCCGGGCGTGCCGGATTTCTACCAGGGATGCGAACTGTGGAACTTCTCCATGGTGGACCCCGACAACCGCAGGCCGGTGAACTACACCCTGCGCCAGAAAATCCTGAAGGACATGGCCGGAGGGTTCGAGTCGGACCGGAAAAAGCTTCTTCACCAGCTCGTGGAACACCCCGAGGACGGCCGGATCAAGCTCTTCCTGATCTGGCGGAGCCTGCACGTGCGCAAGGACTTCGCGGAGCTTTTCCGCAAAGGGGACTACCACCCCCTGAACTTCGATGGCGTCCGGCGGGACATGGCCTTCGGCTTCGCCAGAAGCCTGGACGGCGAGTCGACGCTGACCGTGATTCCCAGGCTGTTCGCCAAGGCTGCGGGGGAGGAGGGCAGTTTCCCGGTGGGGCCGTTCTGGGAGGACACGGTGCTGCACCTGCCCGAACCCAGGCCGTTCACCGACGCCTTCACCGGAAGGGAATTCCCGGCCGAGGACGTGGTGTACCTCAAGGAGATCTTCCGGGACCTGCCCTTCGCGCTGCTCACAGCCAGGGCAGACCGGCCGGCGGCTCCGGAGTGA
- the treZ gene encoding malto-oligosyltrehalose trehalohydrolase: MVRSGEQAREPQLVDIMGNETLLPGPRPLPEVGHWKAGPDTYGFRLWAPLARQVELELIAPGGAPAGEAGWDTAWPLAQLLPMEPLADGYWAAEATGLSHGDLYRFRLDGRTGRPDPASHHQPHGVHGPSALVDHAAFPWAQLEFASPALSDLILYETHIGAFTPEGTFQAAEARLDDLVSLGITAVQVMPVAQFPGSRNWGYDGAYPFSVHHDYGGSQGLKGFVEACHARGLAVVLDVVFNHLGPEGNYLRDFGLYFTDRYRTPWGDALNYDGPESDHVRNFFFWNILHWLERFRVDGFRLDATHAVHDVSPRPFLGQLAELAGRYRTARGREPFFLAESDLNEPRLALPPEMGGLGLSAIYDEDLHHGVHAWLTGERKAYYQDYGRMEHVAKAATRGFAYTGQYSAYRRRGHGGDPSRLPVSALVAFLQNHDQTGNRAQGERLASLVDFEALKAAAGLLLLAPFVPMLFMGEEYGEENPFLYFISHNDPELVRAVRAGRLEEFARFHDGQTPPPDPQDEETFRNSKLAWGKRSTGRHRFLLDWHQKLIALRKRLKPGREGTPWPMALAHDEQGFLAVEGMCGPARLLCMFNLSQASRTVEAGGLARGVAWGKILDSAETHWGGPGSAMPTVLRGKAVFSPWSMAAYAREEVRS, translated from the coding sequence ATGGTCCGGTCCGGGGAGCAGGCCCGTGAGCCGCAACTGGTGGACATCATGGGAAACGAGACGTTGCTTCCCGGACCGCGCCCCCTTCCCGAGGTCGGGCACTGGAAGGCCGGACCGGACACATACGGGTTCCGCCTGTGGGCGCCACTGGCCCGCCAGGTGGAGCTCGAACTCATCGCCCCGGGCGGGGCACCTGCCGGAGAAGCCGGGTGGGACACCGCGTGGCCGCTGGCGCAACTCCTGCCCATGGAGCCCCTGGCGGACGGTTACTGGGCGGCCGAAGCCACGGGCCTGAGCCACGGCGATCTGTACCGCTTCCGCCTGGATGGCCGGACAGGCCGCCCTGACCCGGCCTCCCACCACCAGCCCCACGGGGTCCATGGCCCCTCGGCCCTGGTGGACCACGCGGCCTTCCCGTGGGCGCAGCTGGAATTCGCGTCCCCGGCCTTGTCCGACCTGATCCTGTACGAGACCCACATCGGCGCGTTCACCCCCGAGGGGACCTTTCAGGCGGCCGAAGCGCGCCTGGACGATCTGGTGAGCCTTGGGATCACAGCCGTGCAGGTCATGCCCGTGGCCCAGTTCCCGGGCAGCCGCAACTGGGGATACGACGGGGCGTATCCGTTTTCCGTGCACCACGACTACGGCGGCTCCCAAGGGCTCAAGGGGTTCGTGGAGGCGTGCCACGCCCGGGGCCTAGCAGTGGTCCTGGATGTGGTCTTCAACCATCTGGGGCCGGAGGGAAACTATCTGCGCGACTTCGGCCTCTACTTCACCGACCGCTACAGGACCCCCTGGGGAGACGCCCTCAACTACGACGGACCGGAAAGCGACCACGTCCGCAACTTTTTCTTCTGGAACATCCTGCACTGGCTGGAGCGCTTCCGCGTGGATGGGTTCAGGCTGGATGCAACCCACGCCGTCCATGACGTAAGTCCCAGGCCCTTTCTCGGACAGCTGGCGGAACTGGCCGGGCGTTACAGGACCGCACGCGGCCGTGAGCCGTTTTTCCTGGCCGAGAGCGACCTCAACGAACCAAGGCTGGCCCTGCCCCCGGAGATGGGGGGGCTGGGCCTGTCGGCGATCTACGACGAGGATCTCCATCACGGGGTGCACGCCTGGCTCACGGGCGAGAGGAAGGCATACTACCAGGACTACGGGCGCATGGAGCACGTGGCCAAGGCCGCGACCCGGGGCTTCGCGTACACGGGCCAATATTCGGCCTACCGCAGGCGAGGCCACGGGGGGGATCCGTCCCGTCTGCCGGTGTCCGCGCTGGTGGCGTTCCTGCAGAACCATGACCAGACCGGCAACCGGGCGCAAGGGGAGCGGCTGGCCTCCCTGGTGGACTTCGAAGCACTGAAGGCCGCGGCCGGGCTCCTGCTGCTCGCCCCCTTCGTGCCCATGCTGTTCATGGGCGAGGAGTACGGCGAGGAAAATCCTTTCCTGTATTTCATCAGCCACAATGATCCCGAGTTGGTCCGGGCCGTGCGGGCCGGAAGGCTGGAAGAGTTCGCCCGGTTCCACGACGGGCAAACTCCACCGCCGGACCCCCAGGACGAGGAGACCTTCCGTAACTCCAAGCTCGCGTGGGGAAAGCGGAGCACTGGCCGCCACAGGTTCTTGCTCGACTGGCACCAGAAGCTGATCGCGCTGAGAAAGCGCCTGAAGCCCGGCAGAGAAGGGACTCCGTGGCCCATGGCGCTCGCCCACGACGAGCAGGGGTTTCTGGCCGTCGAAGGCATGTGCGGCCCTGCGCGCCTGCTGTGCATGTTCAACCTGTCCCAGGCCAGCCGGACCGTGGAGGCAGGCGGACTGGCCCGGGGCGTGGCCTGGGGCAAGATCCTGGACTCCGCCGAAACGCACTGGGGGGGGCCGGGGTCGGCCATGCCCACTGTGCTGCGGGGGAAGGCGGTGTTCTCCCCCTGGTCCATGGCCGCCTATGCCCGGGAGGAGGTGCGTTCATGA